The following are encoded together in the Psychrilyobacter piezotolerans genome:
- a CDS encoding PTS sugar transporter subunit IIA — MMSLKDMFKKNKEILIYSPLKGEVLDLNEVPDNVFTSNIIGDGCAIIPEPGEICAPISSKVEIFKTNHLLIFEPKKGVYIVIHFGVGTSLLGGKGFERIVELSPKKMVEAGDKLVSYDLDYLKENAKSIITPIIVSDDNVDYIELLVDPGEKVDAGTPLMRVILK, encoded by the coding sequence ATGATGAGTTTGAAAGATATGTTTAAAAAAAATAAAGAAATATTAATATATTCACCCCTTAAAGGTGAGGTCTTGGATCTAAATGAAGTGCCGGACAATGTTTTTACAAGTAATATCATAGGAGACGGGTGTGCCATAATTCCCGAGCCCGGGGAGATCTGTGCTCCTATATCTTCCAAGGTAGAGATATTTAAAACTAATCACCTTTTAATATTTGAACCTAAAAAAGGTGTCTATATCGTTATCCATTTCGGTGTGGGGACATCTCTTTTAGGAGGAAAAGGATTTGAAAGGATTGTAGAACTTTCTCCTAAAAAGATGGTGGAAGCAGGAGATAAATTAGTAAGCTATGATTTAGATTATCTGAAGGAAAATGCAAAGTCTATAATCACTCCTATAATTGTAAGTGACGATAATGTAGATTATATAGAACTATTGGTGGATCCGGGGGAAAAGGTAGATGCAGGAACTCCTCTTATGAGGGTAATCCTTAAATAA